TTCATCATTAATTACCTTATATGCCAGTGTCGTCTTACTCTACGCATCAATAGGAATAGCCATGGCCAGAGAATACAGTTGATTAATCCGCTCCAAAGTGACAGCAGATTAAACGTTATGTCCTGTATCAAATACTCACCCGAAAAGATCAAGACGTCGAGAATCATGGAAAGCACTCCAATCAGCATCGCTTGCTGCCAAAGTGCCATATTGCGTAGGACGAGGAAATTAAGTGCGACGAGGTACACCACAATTGACATCATCATACCGCGGATACCTAATGTTGAACCTAGCAGTAAGTCCCACAACAGACCGAGCACCAAAGCTGTGCCAACGTTAACTCGATGAGGTAATGCAAGTACCCAGTAACAAATCACCAGAAACAACCAAGACGGTCGCAATACATCCAATACACCAGGCCATGGAATCGTCTGCAGTGTTAAGGCAATTAAAAACGAGACGACAATGACCATCTTGCCTTTGAATACACTATTTGCCATTACCTGTTACCTCTTGCATATTGTCCGGTAATGCCTGTTGGATTTTGTTCTGACGTGAGTCATTTGGCCAGATCAACAATAGATAGCGTAGACGTTCAAAGTCTACTACGGGTTCCGCTTCAATAGCGGCAAACTCTCGTGCCGTATCACGCAGCACATCGACGACATGAGCCACAGGATATCCCTCTGGATACACGCCCCTAACCCAGAAGTCACCAATAAATCACCTTCCTGAATATCTAGGCTAATCGGGATGTGAT
This window of the Vibrio neptunius genome carries:
- the mreD gene encoding rod shape-determining protein MreD, with the translated sequence MANSVFKGKMVIVVSFLIALTLQTIPWPGVLDVLRPSWLFLVICYWVLALPHRVNVGTALVLGLLWDLLLGSTLGIRGMMMSIVVYLVALNFLVLRNMALWQQAMLIGVLSMILDVLIFSGEYLIQDITFNLLSLWSGLINCILWPWLFLLMRRVRRHWHIR